A DNA window from Peromyscus leucopus breed LL Stock chromosome 3, UCI_PerLeu_2.1, whole genome shotgun sequence contains the following coding sequences:
- the LOC114689570 gene encoding histone H1.8, whose product MAPGSVSSSSFSSSPSRDTSPSGSPELHETHKPGPNPRRVLVGRRKPTMLRMVLEALQAREKRQGTSVVAIKLYILHKYPTVDVARFKYLLKQALDTGMRRGLLTRPANSKAKGATGSFKLVPKSKKKRTCSSIARRGATDAKKTGPKKATELKTDHAGNTKTENVVLKPGPKTKACSYPAATLEKAPKKPSKAKLGEVRKTPLKPDKATRAPPTANQIGQKVRRSGSRQEAEAYRKTKDVCEKSEPSASKVQNSVASLAKRKMAATAHTETAVQGARMVHKTKAPAPPQDTGCKAQPTHRVRRTKTPENSKRPGLPPKTSSKVPSKKAEAGR is encoded by the exons ATGGCTCCAGGAAGTGTCTCcagttcttctttctcctcctctccctctagGGACACATCACCTTCTGGGTCACCTGAGCTCCACGAGACTCACAAACCAG GTCCAAACCCCAGGAGAGTCCTAGTAGGCCGACGGAAACCGACAATGCTCCGCATGGTGCTGGAGGCTCTGCAGGCCAGGGAGAAGCGCCAGGGCACGTCCGTTGTAGCCATCAAGCTCTACATCCTACACAAGTACCCCACGGTGGATGTCGCCCGCTTCAAGTACCTGTTGAAGCAGGCCCTGGACACTGGCATGCGCCGAGGCCTCCTCACCAGGCCTGCCAACTCCAAGGCCAAGGGTGCCACTGGCAGTTTCAAA CTAGTTCCCAAGTCCAAGAAAAAGAGAACCTGTTCCTCAATAGCCCGAAGGGGAGCCACAGATGCCAAGAAGACAGGTCCCAAGAAAGCTACGGAGCTGAAGACAGACCATGCTGGCAATACCAAGACAGAAAACGTGGTTCTAAAACCAGGACCGAAGACGAAGGCTTGTTCCTACCCAGCAGCCACCTTGGAGAAGGCACCTAAGaaacccagcaaggcaaaactgGGAGAGGTCAGAAAGACCCCCCTAAAACCAGACAAAGCCACACGGGCCCCTCCCACTGCCAACCAGATAGGCCAGAAGGTCAGACGCAGTGGGAGCAGGCAAG AAGCAGAGGCCTATAGGAAAACCAAAGATGTGTGTGAGAAATCAGAGCCCTCGGCCAGCAAG GTCCAGAATAGTGTTGCTTCCCTTGCCAAAAGGAAGATGGCAGCCACGGCCCACACTGAAACAGCTGTTCAGGGGGCTAGGATGGTACACAAGACCAAAGCACCTGCTCCTCCCCAGGACACGGGGTGCAAAGCACAACCCACACACAGGGTCAGGAGAACAAAGACCCCCGAGAACTCCAAAAGGCCTGGGTTACCCCCCAAGACCTCATCCAAGGTGCCTAGCAAGAAGGCCGAGGCTGGTAGGTAG